The Prochlorococcus marinus CUG1417 genome includes the window TTGCCAATCAACTGGACCCCCAGCAATCATAATAGCTTCAATTAATGAAACCCCAGAAACAACCATTTTTTCTCCTGGTGCTTTAACTTCGCCAACGACAGTAATACCTATTTTAGCTGGAGCCAAAGTGGCCTTAGCAAGTTTATACTGAGTTTTACTAAATTCATTTGTCGAATTAATTTTCAGAACATCCCCATGGCTTAGTTTAATATTATTAGACTGGTCTCCATCTTCAACTAATGATATCAGATTTAAAGATGTAATTTTTTTTATTAATTCTCCATCCTCTTTAAAAAGCCTTATCAATTTTACATCTTCTAAATTTGATTTACTTGTAATTCCACCAGCCAGTTGTAATCCATCAACTAATCTTGGTGGATTTTCTAAAATATCTTCAATTTGGTACAAACCAGGTTTCTGAACTTCACCAATTATTGAAATATCTAAAGGCCTTGAATGGCTTAAACTCAATTGAAGATCAGGAACAATCAATTCTTTAGAATATTTTGATATTAAATCATTTCTCGCTTCTTCTAAAGTTTTATTCTCGATAAAGTAATTTCCAATAACTGGGAGAAAAATCCATCCATCATTTAAAACTTGAAATTCGCCGTTATAAACTTCTAAATCAGTAAATTTTAATTCTAAAATGTCTCCTGATCCAATCAGGTAATTGTATGATGTACTGGATATAGAATTCTTAAAATTATTACTTCCTATATTAGTTGAATCATTTATATTTATATCCTCAGATGCCGCAGGTAAAATGGGAAAAAATATATTAAAGATTCCAATAAAGATAAACGTAAAGAAAATATTTTTCCTCATAAATCTAAAACTTACTTCCGATTAGTTTGTATTTATATTATCAGAAAACGATAAATTTATTATGATATAATAAATTAATTCCAAAAAAAAATATTTTAAATTAAAAAATTCTTGAAGCTAAATGGAGAAAAATATAAATCTAAAAGATAGTTCAAGTAACGATGAAGAAAACTTAACCTTATCTCAGATTTTTTCAATCCTTATAAGAAGGTCAAAATTATTTGGCATAGTTACTTTATTCTTTTTTTCTGGATCAGTTTTTTTTACTATATATCAGCGAACCACGAATCCAATTTTCAGAGGTACTTTTATTATTATGACCTCGGATCCGATAGGAAATGAACCTGCATCTGCTCCTACTGCGAAAGATTTGGCTTTACAGTCATTCACTGCTAGTTCCAAAGTTGATTTTCCAACTCTAAGAATATTTCTAAAAAGTTCATTAGCATTGAAGCCATTAGCAAATAAGATGAATTTGAGTATGGAGTATTTAGAGAGGGTAATCAAGATAAAAGATGAAAAACTGGCTAGAAGTCCAGGAAATATAATTAATGTCTCTATTAATGTAAAAGACTATAAATTAGGAAAAAAATTAATTTCTAATTTATCAGATACTTATATGCAATTAGCCAATGACTGGAGGAGAAAAAGATTAAATGATGGACTAGATTTTTTAAATTCTCAGGTACCTGAAATAAATCAAAGACGTAGCAAAATTAAATCAAAATTATCTGACTTCAGAAAAAAATATACTTTTATTGACCCAAGAATTGAAGGATTAGGAATAAAAGAAAATATAAAAAAACATAACGACTCTATCAAAGAAATAAATCGAAATATAATCAACCTAGAAGAACTTAAAAAAGATGTTGAATCTAGAAGATTAACATCATTAGGGTTTGAAGAAAGATTTGGAGATAAAGGTACTGGGCTTGGGGTTGAGATCGAGAATGCTAACTCCCCAATTATTAAAGAAGCATTGAAACTAGAGGAAAAACTTGAAATGAAAAAAGGTTTATATAAAGATAAATCTTTAGTTGTTCAAAATATACAAAACCATTTAGATTCGATAAGACCTACCGTAATTAAAGCGCAATTAGAAGCTATAGATGCAGCTTCAGAATTTTATAAAGATCAATTATCCTCTTATAAACTCGCAATAAACAATTACAAGAATGAATTTGTTTTACAACCAGACATAATAAAAGGCTTTGAGGATATTCAGCAAAGAATTGAATTAAATGATGAGAGCCTTGGATCTATTATAAGAGCAAGAGAAATGTTTAGACTTGAAATTGCTCAAAAGACAGCCCCATGGACTTTGATTTCTCCTCCAAAAATGTATTCAGACCCTACTGGGCCTAATGTACTAAAATATCTCGCTTGGGGATCCTTCATAAGTATTTTTTTAGGAGCATTAATTGCTTACATTAGAGACAGACTGGATAATGTCTACCATGATCCAGCTACAATTATCGACAATATAGGTTCTATTAGCCTAGGTCTCATTCCTTATATATCTTTTTTTGAGGGTATTAGAGAACAAAAGAAATTCATTTTAAAAAACTTAGACAAACAAATAGAAGACGATAACCTTAATAAGGACAAAGAATCTTTAACAGCCAATAAAGATGAAAAAATCAATAGTTATCAAAGATTCTTTTATCAAGAGGCTTTTAGAAATATCCTTACATCTATAAGATTTCTTGAAAGTGATAAAGAAATAAATGTAGTTACAATTACTAGCTCTGTCCCAGCCGAAGGTAAAACCTTAGTAAACATATTATTAGCAAAAACATATAGTGAACTAGATAAAAAAGTATTACTTATTGATGGTGACATGAGAAAACCACAATTACATTACAGATTGGGAATGAATAATATTTTAGGCCTCTCCAACATTCTTACAGATTCTTCATTAGATGTCAGTAAAGTTATAAAAAAAGTTGAAGGCTATGAGAACTGGGATGTTATTACATCGGGTTTTGTACCACCCGATCCTGCAAGGCTTTTAAGCTCTGATCGAATGAATGAATTTATATCCACCTTAAAAAATTTACAAAGATATGACATAGTAATATTTGATTGTCCTCCTGTTATTGGATTAGCAGATGCTTCTTTAATTGCTGAAAAAACGGATGGTATGATTCTTTTGGTTTCATTAGACAAAGTGCCTGTTGGTCTTCCTTTAGAAGCTAAAAAAATTATGAAAAATAGCGGAGCCGAATTTTTAGGAGTAATCATTAATTCAATGAAAGAAGTTAACAATAATTTACTTACCAACAAAAGTTATGGTTATGGTGATCTTTACGCACAATATGCAGAAGAAGAGAATCTTTCAGAAGAATTAACCTCAAAACAAATTTTAATAAATAAGATCAAAGAGTATTTTGACAAATTTCTAAAATGGTTGGATAACTAAGAAATAAATGGGCTTGAGTAAATTTAAAATCAATTGGGTTCTTAATGAAGAGCTTGCTGTAGGAACAGCTCCTCAAAAGCAGAAACACTTAGAAAAATTAGCCGATGAGGGTATTAAGGCAATATTAAGTCTTTGCGGTGAAAATGAAGTAAAAAATGACCTTAATTTGGATGAATTTTTTGATCATAAAAGATATGTTTTACCAGATCATAAGACAGGGAAGATTCTTACTTGTATTGAATTAAATGAATCATTAGAAATTTTAAGAAATTTACTTAAGTCTGGGCCCGTTTTTGTTCATTGTTATGCTGCAGTTGAAAGATCTCCTTTAGTTTGTATGGCATGGTTAATGAAGGAACATCACTTAACTCTTCAGCAATCCCTTGATTATTTAATGCAGTCAAATCCTGGGACAAATCCTTTACCTGGTCAACTGAGAGTGCTAAAAGAGATATAAAACATATGTGTAAATGTACTTTATAAGTAAATTAATTCCACTTTTAATACTTCCCTTCGGCTTGACATTAATATTTTTAATTATCTTTGCAAAAAAAAAATCCTTAATTTTATTAGTTCCAACAATATTTATTTCATTTTTTGGTAATGGTATTATCTCGGAAATGTTATGGAGATATATAGAGTCTCCATGGGAAAGATTGAGTGTAAAAGAAATGCCGAAAGCCGATGCGATTGTAGTTTTGAGTCAAAAAAGGCATTTACCACCCGGCAAAAGTAAAATAATCGAGTGGTGGCACGATCCTGATAGATTCATGTCTGGTTTGATGCTTTTAAAAGCAAAAAAAGCAGAAAAAATAATTTTTACAGGTGGGTCTAGTCCTTATCTTCCTGAGTTACCCCCTGAAGGAAATATTTATAAGCAAGAAGCGATAGCATTTGGAATCGAACCTAATAAAATTTTAACTACAAGACCTGTAAGTAATACCATAGAAGAATCCAAAGCAGTTAAATCTATACTTAGTAATAAAAAGGCAACAATATTATTAGTAACCAGTGCATTCCATATGAAAAGAGCAAAAAAATTATTTGAAAAAGAATCAATTATTGTTATACCTTACCCTGTAGACTTCAAATCAAGTAAATACTTTGGGAAAAAAAAATTATTAAATCCATATAATTTTTTTCCAAATGCGAGCAGTTTACATTCAAGTTCTAAAGCTATTAGAGAAATTATGGGGAGATTAAAATACAACACTTTTTAAAAGATAAAATGTTATTTGCTTAATTAAAAATGGAAAATTATTCAAATTTATTAATCATTGATGCAGAATGGACTGCATGGGAAGGTTCGATGGAGAGAAATTGGAGCTTAGAAAATGAATATAGAGAAATAGTACAAATTTCAGCCATTAAAATTTATAACTTAGAAACCCTTCATAATACGCAATTTTTCTCGATTTATATAAAGCCGAAAATCAATAGTTTATTAAGTGATTACTTTATAAATCTAACGGGTATCAAACAAAAAGATATAGAGACAAATGGTATGGATTTAGTATCAGGCTCAAAATTACTTTCTGAATTTATTAAAAATTGTCATTGTCTATCATGGGGAAATGATATAAAAAGAATAAATGATAATCTAGATTTAATTTCATCAAAATTTAAAATTAAGCCTTCAAAATCTTCAGATATTCGAGAACTATTTAGACTTTATGGAGTTAATACTAAAGATTATACTTCTGGGTTAATTGACAATTATAGTAATGAAAAAAGCATAATTAAACCAGGAAGTAACCATAACGCATTATCGGATTGTGTCTCCATGGTTTCTGCATTATCAAAATTCGAAAGGTCTCATGGGAAAGATGTTTTAATTAATTATTTAAGCAAACTAAAAAAAATATAAATTCATCTTTTAATACAATATCCAATTGCCACATCAATAGAATGTGATATGGATATTTCTAAAAATATTTTTGGATAACTTTTTAATATTACATAAGGCTTACCATTGGAATAATGTCTTATCTCAATAAAATTAAACTGAATTTTATTTTTATTATTTAACGCTTTTATAACTGCCTCCTTAGCAGCATATATGCCTAATAAAGTTATTTTAGGATCTGGCCTAGAAAGAGAATAAACCACTTCAAGTTCAGTAAACAATGAAGATCTAAGGTTTACATTATCTGATGAGAATATATCATCAGGGAAAGAAGACAAATGTTGTATATCTACTCCTATTCCAATTTCATTTGAATTATGATCTTGTTCATTATTAGAAGAATCAAAATAAATATTTAAATCTTTTTCTATAGAACTTTCTTTATTATTTTTTGGGAAAGTTTGATTTTTTTCAATACTATTAAGAATCTCTCTTATTGTAGTTTCAGCTGTTATTTCTTCAAATTCAATTTGGGGGAATACTTCTTCTAATCTCACTTTAACCCTTTCTGCCAATAAGGAGCTAAAAAGATTTATTACTTCCCATAATTTTGATTCTTCTGTTATCTTTACATTTTTATTTAAAGGAAATTGTTTAATTACTTCAACTAAATTTTTATAGATATTTTTTTCCAATGTTACCAGCCCCCCAAACATAAATCACAAATATATCTAGCATTATTCTCAGTAGATATTACCTTTAATAAAAAAGCGTCATTTCCTCTGTCTCTCTCTAATTCATTAATATTTGCTCTGCATTTAAAACAAAAATATTCTTTTTTAATAGAACTTGAATTTAAATTATTTTCTTTATCAGAAATATCAAAAAATTCTCCCTTTGAATTTATCTTACTCTTATTATTTGATAACTTATCAATGAGATTATAAATTTGACTCCTAATTATTTTTATAGAATCATTTTCATGATTATCAAAGATTATATTTATTTTGAAGGTATTATTTTTAATATCAAAACTTTTAAAAATTATAATAATTGTTTTATTATTATTTAAATCAATTCTTAAACATCCATTTATTATATCTTTAAAAAACAATGCATTTTTAAAAGAAGAATCAAAAAAGTTTTCATGAATATCTTTTATAGAATTATTATTCAACTTATATGATAATTCGATATATTCTGAATTATGCAATTCAAGATTTAAGAATAAATCCTTAGGGAAAAATTCTGTTCCTAGTCGAAATAGTTTTTCAATCACCATTAAAATAAAATATTTAATAGTTGATTCAAAATTAAATAACTTAGTGAACTCCTTTTCAAAAAGATTTAAAGAAAATATTTCTGAATTAGAAGTATATCTATCTATTTGCTCTTTGATGTATTTGAAATAAATTTTGAAAAATTTTTCTTTATTACTTAGAGTTGAATAATCTTTATTTTGATCAATAATTAACTTTGATATTATTTCTCTCATTATTCTTCTTTGAATTTTTCCACTTTTTGTTTTGGGTAGATAATCAAATAAAATTATTTCTTCTGGCAGATGATATACACTTAAATTTTGTCTAATCTTATCAAGAATATTTTTATGAATATTTTCAAATTCATACTCTCTATTTTTGTTTAATGAAATAAAAATTATAGGCTTTTCACCTAAAATATTATCATTTTTTGATACGACACAAGCTTCACTGACCCCTTTTATAGAGAGACATATACTTTCAATCTCTGCGCTAGATATTCTGTGACCTGCGGTATTTATAACATCATCACTTCTACCTCCTACATAAAGAAATCCCTTATTATCAAAATATCCAACATCATGTAATCTATAAAAACCCTCTGAAGTGAAATAATTTACTTCTCTATCAGATTGAATTTCTTTGTATATTCCTTCCCAATATTTTGAAATAATTATTTCATTTGGGTCTATATTTTCAGCATCTAGTTTTTCATTACTAAATTTTTCCTTTGCAATAAATAATCCTAAATCCTCTCTAGGTTTACCAACTGATGAATAGTCATCCGGAAGACCATCCTCATCTCTCGGAGCAACTAATATACCCCCAGTTTCAGTCTGAAAATAAGTATTAACTATTGCTTTTCTTGAAGGCTTAAAAAATTCTGCAGCCCATAAACCAACTTCATGTGCTAGAGGTTCACCACAAGATCCTATTCTTTCTAGGCTGGGAAAAAAAGAATTATTATTATTATAAATTTTATTCTCATCAAATCTACTTTTTAGTAATCTGAGAAAAGTAACTGATGAATAGAAGCAAGTAATTTTTAATTTATTAATTAAATCAAAAATATTTGTATTTTCTAAAAGATAATTTAAATTTTCACACAAAATAGTTTGTGAGCCATTTGAAAGTGGGCCATAAACTGCATAAGTGTGGCCATTAATCCAACCAGCATCAGTCGCACAGAAAATGATTGAATTTTCATTAGCCCCAAAAAAATAATTAGTAGAAAATTTTGCGTAATTTATATATGATCTAACTCCATGAACCACGCCTTTAGGTAAACCTGTTGAACCTGAAGTAAACAATGTAAAAAGTGCAGAATCTTTTGAATATAAATTAGGTAATGATGTATATTTAATATTTTCATTAAATTCTTCAAGTAAATTTTCAGCATTTATCTTATATTTTGCTTTTATATTCATTATTTCTATATTTTCTAATTTTTCAATTTTTGAAGATTGATTATTTGAGAAAATAACTATATCAGGTTTGAATAATTCTATCCTTGCTAGTATTGCTTTATGAGATAAATCTTCAAAGCAAATACTATGATGAGCTCCTAGATAAGCACAGGCCAGCATAAAAATCAAAGATTCCTCTGAACTACCAATAATTCCTAAAATTTTTATCTGTTTTTTTATAGAATTATTTAAAAGCCTAGTTATTTTTCCAACAAGAGATTTAACTTGTGAATCCAGATAATCCTTATTTATCTCTTTAATTGTCCCATCTGATTTTATTATTTTCGCTAACACATCATTTTTATTATATTTTTTTAGAATAAATTCATATAAATTGAAATTTTGGTTTTCAAACGAATTATCTCTCCAATTTTCCGGAGGAATATCAATTATTAAATTAGACATATTACTAACATATTCAAAAATATATTATCCTAAAATTATGGATAATGAAAATTAGTTTATGAAAGCATTAATAAAAGTTGTTGGGCTAAATTTTATTTTTAAAATCAATAGCGCCATATGGTTTTTAATACTTAAATTAAAAGGTATAAAAGTTGGAAGAAATTTTTATATTGAAGGTGTTATATTTCTAAAGCTTAAAGGTGATGATTATTCGAAAATTTCAATAGGGAATAACGTATCTATCAATGGTGATTTAGATTTAAGAACTAGAGAGTCTGGGAAAATAATTATAAAAAATGATATAAACTTCGATAGTGATATAAGAATAGTAGCAGCAAGGAATAGCGAAATAAATATAGAGAATGGAGTAAGGATTGGAAGAAATACTATGATAGTTGCAGGTGAAGATGTAAAAATTGGTGCAAACGTACTTATTGGCCCTAATTCTTTAATTCAAACTTCTAATCATGGATTTTCAAATCCAGGAGATATAAAGGGACAAAAATATTCACACAAGCGCATCGAGATTGAAAATGGAAGTTGGATTGCTACATGCGTAATATTATTACCTGGAGCTTTTATTGGCGAAGGATCAGTAATAGGAGCAGGTTCAGTTGTTTCAAAAAAAATCAGTCCAAAATCAATTGTTTCAACTCCGCCGGCAAAAATAATATCTAAAAGATCTTAAATATAATTTATAATGATTTTAAATTATTCAAAAAATAATTAACTTTATAGCATCAGTCAATTGATCTATTTTATCAAAATATTTATCAACATACTTATTAGTAGAACTAGTTATTAATTCCTTAGATTTTTCAAGAATATAAACTAGTGCGCCGTTTTCAGAAGCCTCAATAACGGTAGTTGATGTGGGATTACAAGGTATATATATTTTTGTTCTTTTAGCAAGTTCTACAAAATCTTCATTGCCTGCAAATATCTCAAAATTTTTATTTTCAGAATTTATTGTTGATAAAAAATCATTTTTTGTTTGTGCGGGATGTAATTTTATAGCAAAACTTATATTATTTATTTGTAGCTTTTCAATTAAAGTTTTTAGGTTTGAATACATCACTCTAGAAGTACCTATAAGCAGATCTATATCCTTTTTAAAATTTTTAGCTTTGTTTTTTATATTTTTATTTTGTTTGTAAACTTTTGATTTAACGGGATAATTAACTTCAAACTCATTTCTTGTTAAAATTATTTCGGAAGGAAGAGTAAGAATCTTTTCATATAATTTAGGATACATATACCCTATATGATTTGGTGCAATAATGGAATGTTGAAATTCCTGAGAAATAATATTTAGCTTATTAGTAAGATAGCAAACGCTTTTAAGAGAACCATCATTTATTAGTCCTACTGAATTAAGATTTTTAAATCTTTTTAATATGTTTTTCCAAATAAAATATGATGATTTAAATTTTTTATAGTTTTCTGTAAATATTTTTACAAAATCAATTTCAGTTTTGAAATTATTATTAATTTTTTCATCAATATATTTAAATTCTGAGATTAGAGATTTTGGTACAAATACAAATCTACTTAATAATTTAATAATAAAATCAACACTTTCTTTTTTAAGACCGTTTTGATTTATCAAGTTATTATTAGTAATCAAAAATGATTGAGATTTAAATTTATTAATTTCTTGATTAATACAAAATAAGTTTCTATTAAAGATAAATATTCTTTTATATTGATTTTTTTTCATAAAATAAAATTTGATAAAATAACCTATTAAATTTAAAAACTTCCTTGTCAATCTAAAGATCTTTAAAATTAAATCCTCGTATGTTTTTAAAGGATAACTGTAAATACCATTAAATTCACACAACGCGAATTGAACATCATACCTTACAATATCCCACCATTTAAATCCTTCTGAATCAATACAAATATAAAATAATTTATTTCTTTTCTCAAAAGAATTAAAATCCAAAATAAACTTTTCTAAGTTGTCAGAAATATTATCTTTCATTTCTCTTGATAATTATTTAAATATTTTCTTGCATTTTCTAAATCTTCAAAATTATCAATATCTATAGACCTCTCTTTTTCCATAATGACAAGTCCTAAATCCCCTCCCCATAATTTACCTGTTAAATCAAATAATTCTCTTTTTACAGAAAAAATGGCTCCATTTCTTCTATAAAAAATAGGTAACTTTTGCCTGCTTAAGAATTCATAATTCGGAAGGAGAGATTTAGCATTACCTTCTTCTAAAATATAAGTTTTTGCGGCGCTATTATCAGATTTATAAACACTTAAAACTGAATCATAATTTTCTTGATTAATCATATTTAATGCATTTAAAATATCTTTTTTCTGCCTTAAAGGTGAAGTTACTTGAAGTATAGTAATTGAATTAAATCTTTCACATTTGAAATCAACTTCTTTAAGTAAATGTTTTACAACAGATGCTGTAGTAGCATCATCAGTAGCCAGTTCCATTGGTCTATTTACTAAAAAAATACCATTATTCAATGTAATATTTTTAAGCTCGTGATCTTCTGTTGATACGAAAATATTATTTAATGGAAAAGCCGATTTTGCTTGATTAATAGTCCATTCTAGAAGAGAAATATTTTTATATATTTTCCTAGCATTTTTTCCAGGAATACCCTTACTTCCACCTCTTACTGGAATAATACATAAATTTTTATCCATAATAAAACTATTCTTTTATGTAATGTATTTTTTTCTGTATGGTAGTTTTACAAGTAGCTAAATAATTTGCAATCTTTTTACCAGATTTTCCGTCCCCTACAATAGTAGATTTTTTATATTTCCCATGTTTTATCTGATAATTTATAGCTTCATATATATTATTACTATCATGATTTACATCAATTACATTATCACTTTTTTCTCTTCCTTCTTGTCTTGAACCAATATTTACACAAGGTGTTCCTAAGAAAGCACACTCTCTAAGTCCTGATGAAGAATTTCCAACAATACATTTCGCATTTGCCAATAAACATATATAATCCTCAGGTGAAAAATTTCTATAAAATCTCATATTTATAGTATTATTTTTCTCTCTGAATGATCTTATCCCTTTAGAGACATCATCTGAACCCGCATCAACATTTGGCCAAAGCCAAATAATTTGCATTCCCTTCTGGGCATGCTTAAAAGCAGCACTTAAAGTGTGATTAATTTGAGCAAATCCCTCTCCGTATTCTGTAGTAATTGGATGTTGTAGTACTACTATAAAGTCCTTATCTGGGTCAATCTCTTCACCAACTCCCCCATATTTTTTAAAAATTTCAGGGTCTAATTTCAGATCAGATTCTGCGACCAAGTCAATTGCTGGACAACCGGTTAAGTAAACTGAACTAGGATCTTCACCTAATCGTAAAATAAAATCTTTTGCTCTTTCCGTTGCCGGGAAATGAATATGAGCTAATTTTGTTATTGCATGTCTAACTGATTCATCAATAGAACCGGTTACTTCACCACCCTGAGTATGAGCAAGAGGAATATTCATATAACTTGATGCGATTGCAGTGGCAAGAGTTTCAAATCTATCAGCAACTGTCAATACAATATCGGGTTTTAAATTTTCAAAATGCGTAGCTAATTCAATAATCGCCAAACCAGTAGATTTAGCCATTGTTGTTGGATTTTCGCCTTCTATTATTGATGATACAGTTGCTAATTCTTTAAAACCATCTGCACGTATATTATTAATTGCCGAACCGAATCTTGTTAGTAGAGCTGATGAACCAACTATTAACTGTAATTCTAAGAGAGGATGTTTATCAATTTCTCTCATTACTGTTTTTATTCGACCATAGTTAGCTCTACTATGAACAGCTATACAAACCTTTCTTTTCATTCAATCTCTTCTAATTTTAAAAGTCTGTTTATTTTAACATTGGTTTTTAATTTCTTCCCTATGAGTTTATGAAGATCTTGAATTGGGACCCCAGAACCAGGTTTTTTTAGAGAAAGATCTTTTTCATTAATTATGTGACCTTTTTCAAAATCACCATTGTATGTAAGACTTTTACCAAAAAGTTTTTTTTGTTTATTAAGATCCTTAGCTATAAGATCTTTATTGATTGGATTTAATCTCATAATTTCTAAGTCTTTTGAAAAACTAACAATTGATTCTATTTCTTCTAAAGTTAAAGAGGATGATACATCTGGACCAAACATTCTTTTATCGAATGTGGCATGGACTTCAATAATGTTAAAACCATTTGCTAATGCTGCTAGAGAAGGAGATATTGATCCAGAATGGTCAGATAATCCGACCCTACAATTATATTTTTTTTTAAAATCATGCAGAATGTTTAGACCAACTTCTGCCAAATTAGTTGGATACTTACTTGTGCACTGCATCAAACAAAAATTACTTTTCTCTTTTTTTAGTAATTTTATTAATTGATCTATTTCAGCCCAACTACTCATCCCAGTACTTATTATCATAGGCATTTCTAATTTTAATAATGATCTAAAAATACCATTGATAGAAATGTCACCAGAACCTATCTTCCAACCTTCTACCCCAATATCTTTTAGTAATTTTACTGCCGCTAAAGAAAAAGGTGTACTTAAAAATAATATTTTTTTTTCATCAGCATGTTTTTTTAATTCTAACCATTCTTTCTTAGTAAACTCCATTCTTTTCCAATATTCATATCTACTTTTATCTTGATATGAGAAATTTACTCTAAATTCATCATCAAATGATGACTCTTCTGCTGCTATATGAGTTTGAAACTTAATTGCGTTTACCCCTGCATCTGCACACGCATCAATATATGCATGAGCCATACCAAGAGATCCATCATGGTTTTGACCAATCTCTGCAATTATTAACGATTTAGATTCTATAGATAAGATTTCGTCTAATTTCATTGCAAAAATTCAATCACCCTCTAAATTAAAACATAATATCACCTAAGGTAATCTAGAAATTATAAAACTACTAAAAAATGTAGGTTAGTAATTACTGATTATGATATTTTTATAAAAGAATATTATTATGGTCAATCATTTATAACGCTCAAATTCATAAAATATAGATGGTAAAAATTAACGAAAATTAGAATATTTTTATTGATCTTGATTACTTCAAAATAGAAATAAGTTTTACCAATTCCCTACAAAGGATTAAGAAAAAACTGCTTAATTTCAGAACATTTTGAAAATCTTATATTAAGCAAGATTTTACTTATTCTTGAGTATTGAAATCAAATAACTCAATACCTTTAAAATTTCTATCTTTGATAAATTTTCTTTTTTTATCATTTTCGGATAGTAATGAACATGGTAAGGGCCAATTTATATTTATTGCAGGATCAAATGGATTAATTCCATTATCATGTTCAGGAGAAAATTTTTCAGTTACGAAATAAATTATTTCAGTATCATTTTCCAATGTTTGAAAACCATGAGCAAAACCTTCAGGTATGACAAGAAATTTTTTATTTTCTGGTGTAAGTATTTGCGAAAAATATTTTAAATAAGTTTCTGAACCTTTTCTTAAGTCTATTGCTACATCAAATAAAGAACCATTACAACAAGAAACAATTTTTGTCTCGGCGTATGGATAAAGCTGAAAATGACACCCCCTAAC containing:
- a CDS encoding acyl-CoA synthetase, yielding MSNLIIDIPPENWRDNSFENQNFNLYEFILKKYNKNDVLAKIIKSDGTIKEINKDYLDSQVKSLVGKITRLLNNSIKKQIKILGIIGSSEESLIFMLACAYLGAHHSICFEDLSHKAILARIELFKPDIVIFSNNQSSKIEKLENIEIMNIKAKYKINAENLLEEFNENIKYTSLPNLYSKDSALFTLFTSGSTGLPKGVVHGVRSYINYAKFSTNYFFGANENSIIFCATDAGWINGHTYAVYGPLSNGSQTILCENLNYLLENTNIFDLINKLKITCFYSSVTFLRLLKSRFDENKIYNNNNSFFPSLERIGSCGEPLAHEVGLWAAEFFKPSRKAIVNTYFQTETGGILVAPRDEDGLPDDYSSVGKPREDLGLFIAKEKFSNEKLDAENIDPNEIIISKYWEGIYKEIQSDREVNYFTSEGFYRLHDVGYFDNKGFLYVGGRSDDVINTAGHRISSAEIESICLSIKGVSEACVVSKNDNILGEKPIIFISLNKNREYEFENIHKNILDKIRQNLSVYHLPEEIILFDYLPKTKSGKIQRRIMREIISKLIIDQNKDYSTLSNKEKFFKIYFKYIKEQIDRYTSNSEIFSLNLFEKEFTKLFNFESTIKYFILMVIEKLFRLGTEFFPKDLFLNLELHNSEYIELSYKLNNNSIKDIHENFFDSSFKNALFFKDIINGCLRIDLNNNKTIIIIFKSFDIKNNTFKINIIFDNHENDSIKIIRSQIYNLIDKLSNNKSKINSKGEFFDISDKENNLNSSSIKKEYFCFKCRANINELERDRGNDAFLLKVISTENNARYICDLCLGGW
- a CDS encoding acyltransferase, translated to MKALIKVVGLNFIFKINSAIWFLILKLKGIKVGRNFYIEGVIFLKLKGDDYSKISIGNNVSINGDLDLRTRESGKIIIKNDINFDSDIRIVAARNSEINIENGVRIGRNTMIVAGEDVKIGANVLIGPNSLIQTSNHGFSNPGDIKGQKYSHKRIEIENGSWIATCVILLPGAFIGEGSVIGAGSVVSKKISPKSIVSTPPAKIISKRS
- a CDS encoding cytidylyltransferase domain-containing protein, yielding MDKNLCIIPVRGGSKGIPGKNARKIYKNISLLEWTINQAKSAFPLNNIFVSTEDHELKNITLNNGIFLVNRPMELATDDATTASVVKHLLKEVDFKCERFNSITILQVTSPLRQKKDILNALNMINQENYDSVLSVYKSDNSAAKTYILEEGNAKSLLPNYEFLSRQKLPIFYRRNGAIFSVKRELFDLTGKLWGGDLGLVIMEKERSIDIDNFEDLENARKYLNNYQEK
- the neuC gene encoding UDP-N-acetylglucosamine 2-epimerase, whose product is MKRKVCIAVHSRANYGRIKTVMREIDKHPLLELQLIVGSSALLTRFGSAINNIRADGFKELATVSSIIEGENPTTMAKSTGLAIIELATHFENLKPDIVLTVADRFETLATAIASSYMNIPLAHTQGGEVTGSIDESVRHAITKLAHIHFPATERAKDFILRLGEDPSSVYLTGCPAIDLVAESDLKLDPEIFKKYGGVGEEIDPDKDFIVVLQHPITTEYGEGFAQINHTLSAAFKHAQKGMQIIWLWPNVDAGSDDVSKGIRSFREKNNTINMRFYRNFSPEDYICLLANAKCIVGNSSSGLRECAFLGTPCVNIGSRQEGREKSDNVIDVNHDSNNIYEAINYQIKHGKYKKSTIVGDGKSGKKIANYLATCKTTIQKKIHYIKE
- a CDS encoding N-acetylneuraminate synthase family protein, whose amino-acid sequence is MKLDEILSIESKSLIIAEIGQNHDGSLGMAHAYIDACADAGVNAIKFQTHIAAEESSFDDEFRVNFSYQDKSRYEYWKRMEFTKKEWLELKKHADEKKILFLSTPFSLAAVKLLKDIGVEGWKIGSGDISINGIFRSLLKLEMPMIISTGMSSWAEIDQLIKLLKKEKSNFCLMQCTSKYPTNLAEVGLNILHDFKKKYNCRVGLSDHSGSISPSLAALANGFNIIEVHATFDKRMFGPDVSSSLTLEEIESIVSFSKDLEIMRLNPINKDLIAKDLNKQKKLFGKSLTYNGDFEKGHIINEKDLSLKKPGSGVPIQDLHKLIGKKLKTNVKINRLLKLEEIE